From Scleropages formosus chromosome 1, fSclFor1.1, whole genome shotgun sequence, a single genomic window includes:
- the spdya gene encoding speedy protein A: protein MRRNTRTWCQTPPSVTVRVKPVAARTLQLKRGLKLKRANQQEAHGPPEKNYSSRGQEDVSESVIPGNPTLVIQRKEMAAFFKLFDDDLIQDFLWMDCCCKITDKYLLAMTFVYFRRARFSPSEHTRMNFFIALYLANTMEEDEEESKYEIFPWALGKGWRKQFPAFLRQRDMLWARIEYRAAVSRRCCEEVMAIVPSHFVWQRDRAEHHSGAQRQYRDREEVQVPRGPSASPAPCSLCAREGSLTDLGINSASSTPLPFTLSLSLEITPPRAQVPEQCYKRGGDQKYSSCSGTTMDSGSDQDSSLDWISEE, encoded by the exons ATGAGGAGAAACACACGCACCTGGTGCCAGACACCGCCATCTGTGACTGTGCGGGTGAAACCGGTCGCTGCCCGAACCCTGCAGCTCAAGAGAGGCCTCAAGCTGAAAAGAGCCAACCAACAGGAGGCCCATGGACCTCCCGAGAAGAACTATAGCAGTAGGGGTCAGGAAGATGTGTCAGAAAGCGTGATACCTGGGAATCCCACACTAGTCATCCAGCGGAAAGAAATGGCTGCTTTTTTCAAGTTGTTTG ATGATGACCTAATACAGGATTTCCTGTGGATGGACTGTTGTTGTAAAATTACTGATAAG TACCTACTGGCAATGACTTTTGTGTACTTCAGGAGGGCTCGCTTCAGTCCGAGTGAGCACACCAGGATGAACTTTTTCATTGCTCT ATATTTAGCTAACACTatggaggaagatgaagaagaaagcAAGTATGAGATCTTCCCTTGGGCGCTGGGTAAGGGCTGGAGGAAGCAGTTCCCAGCGTTTCTAAGGCAGAGAGACATGCTGTGGGCACGAATAGAATACAGGGCTGCTGTGAGTCGCCGCTGTTGTGAAGAG GTGATGGCCATTGTGCCTTCCCATTTTGTATGGCAACGTGATCGGGCAGAACATCACAGTGGGGCCCAGAGGCAGTATCGGGACCGAGAGGAAGTGCAGGTCCCCCGTGGACCCTCAGCATCACCTGCACCCTGCTCTCTGTGTGCTAGGGAGGGATCTCTCACAGACCTAGGAATAAATTCTGCTTCCTCTACACCTCTCCCCTTTACCCTCTCTCTTTCCCTGGAAATCACACCACCTAGGGCTCAGGTGCCTGAACAGTGCTACAAGAGGGGAGGTGATCAGAAGTACAGCAGCTGCTCAGGGACCACCATGG ACAGTGGATCTGACCAGGACAGCTCCTTAGACTGGATCAGTGAGGAGTAG
- the LOC108929238 gene encoding WD repeat-containing protein 43-like isoform X1 translates to MAAEGGRLALSAPCAFSPKTHHYLAVCSQDGALLRIWDTRRSCIHQEHALSAHLGALCTCIAWGPSQAVNLKDGPQRKRRKSQARHVSEKEDLLALGTTAGSIVLYSVAKGKLHSTLEESHSGGVNVVRWHPEENFLYSASEDTHIAEWDLQTGRVRCKWKADRRPVTGLCVSPNGQWLLSAGQTIKMWNLETKELFRRFQGHCTAVTTLCFTPPHPPDSGNLYFLSGATRDPLLSVWQVQSDGNNKNAVSSFALTDEPQHIDIATCDDKDQVLRMAVACKDGQLHIFQHHLNGPFKKPLSPSCSVQVSSTGAQGAAGDVPVPLPLLAAAFDTEEQDLLLAYGSRLQPVVERVALNTAERNICLVRNVQTISMDALDSDITKMTASEVSASSRVLSSGLRSHHTSVKTLSSEFGKNKVDPAAEEMTIQERLGKIGERKTTVGQGGPDMAPSLQTDNFTLLLVRGLESSDNNILNKILQIRKDVLIKKTVARLPDTAVLPLVEELTKRIQGHPYTAVLMVRWLKAVLIHHTSYLSTLQDPDSSLRLLYHMIESRMKMFHRLTRLYGKLYLLITQVAACDNTYRVTEQDQGAKMVYEEESSDEDKTSGDEGLPEEDSDNWEEDEENEEDIQETLNKEKGAQEEDPLKVDPKGNSDSDFHQNETEEE, encoded by the exons ATGGCGGCGGAAGGGGGACGTCTTGCACTTTCAGCGCCCTGCGCGTTCTCCCCCAAAACACACCACTATCTAGCCGTGTGCTCGCAGGACGGTGCACTGCTGCGCATCTGGGACACCAGGAGGAGCTGTATACACCAGGAACACGCGCTTTCGGCCCACCTGGGTGCACTTTGTACTTGCATAGCGTGGGGACCGAGCCAAGCCGTAAACTTAAAG GATGGACCCcagaggaaaaggagaaaatcaCAAGCGAGGCATGTGTCGGAGAAGGAAGACTTGTTGGCCTTGGGTACGACAGCTGGCAGCATCGTCCTCTACAGCGTGGCCAAAGGGAAGCTGCACAGCACCCTG GAGGAAAGCCACAGTGGAGGGGTGAACGTGGTGCGATGGCATCCTGAGGAGAATTTTCTGTACAGCGCATCGGAGGACACACACATCGCAGAGTGGGACCTCCAGACAGGCAGAGTTCGCTG TAAATGGAAAGCGGACCGCAGGCCCGTGACCGGCTTGTGTGTGAGTCCGAATGGGCAGTGGCTTCTCTCGGCAGGACAAACCATAAAGATGTGGAACCTGGAGACCAAGGAGTTGTTCAGG CGATTCCAGGGGCACTGCACTGCAGTGACAACTCTGTGCttcacgccaccgcacccccctgataGTGGTAACCTGTACTTCCTATCTGGGGCCACTCGTGACCCATTGCTCAGCGTTTG GCAGGTGCAGTCAGACGGGAATAATAAGAATGCCGTTTCGTCATTTGCTCTAACTGATGAACCCCAGCACATTGATATTGCAACCTGTGATGATAAGGACCAG GTTTTGAGAATGGCGGTAGCGTGTAAGGACGGGCAGCTACACATTTTCCAGCACCACCTTAATGG GCCTTTTAAGAAACCTCTGTCCCCATCCTGCTCGGTACAGGTGTCGAGCACAGGGGCGCAGGGGGCCGCTGGAGATGTTCCTGTTCCACTGCCACTGCTGGCGGCAGCATTTGACACAGAGGAGCAGGACCTCCTGCTGGCCTACGGCAGCCGCTTGCAGCCTGTTGTGGAGAGAGTG GCTCTTAACACAGCAGAGAGGAACATCTGTTTGGTTCGCAATGTTCAGACCATTTCAATGGACGCTTTGGATTCAGATATTACCAAG atgacAGCCTCTGAGGTCAGTGCCAGCAGTAGAGTGCTTTCCTCTGGTCTGCGAAGCCATCACACATCCGTTAAAACTTTGTCCTCTGAGTTTGGGAAAAATAAAGTTGATCCTGCTGCTGAAGAG ATGACAATACAGGAGCGCTTGGGGAAGATCGGAGAAAGGAAGACCACTGTTGGACAAGGGGGTCCTGACATGGCTCCCTCCCTACAGACAGATAACTTCACCTTGCTACTGGTTCGGGGCCTTGAAAGCAGTGATAATAACATCCTCAAC AAAATTCTACAGATACGCAAGGATGTGCTGATAAAGAAGACTGTTGCCAGGTTGCCAGACACAGCAGTCTTGCCATTGGTGGAGGAG CTAACAAAGAGGATTCAAGGCCATCCATACAC CGCGGTGTTAATGGTGCGCTGGCTCAAAGCGGTCCTGATTCATCACACCTCCTACCTGTCCACA CTACAAGACCCAGATTCCAGTTTGAGACTGTTGTACCACATGATTGAAAGCAGAATGAAGATGTTCCACAGGCTGACTCGACTGTACGGAAAGCTGTACCTGCTGATAACGCAG GTGGCAGCCTGTGACAACACATATAGAGTAACAGAACAAGACCAGGGTGCCAAAATGGTCTATGAGGAAG AGTCCTCAGATGAAGACAAGACTTCTGGAGATGAGGGACTGCCTGAGGAAGACTCAGAT AACTGGGAAGAAGATGAGGAGAATGAGGAAGATATTCAGGAAACATTGAACAAAGAGAAGGGAGCCCAAGAGGAAGACCCGCTCAAGGTGGACCCGAAAGGGAACAGTGATTCGGATTTTCATCAGAATGAGACTGAAGAAGAATAA
- the LOC108929238 gene encoding WD repeat-containing protein 43-like isoform X2: protein MCRTCDGPQRKRRKSQARHVSEKEDLLALGTTAGSIVLYSVAKGKLHSTLEESHSGGVNVVRWHPEENFLYSASEDTHIAEWDLQTGRVRCKWKADRRPVTGLCVSPNGQWLLSAGQTIKMWNLETKELFRRFQGHCTAVTTLCFTPPHPPDSGNLYFLSGATRDPLLSVWQVQSDGNNKNAVSSFALTDEPQHIDIATCDDKDQVLRMAVACKDGQLHIFQHHLNGPFKKPLSPSCSVQVSSTGAQGAAGDVPVPLPLLAAAFDTEEQDLLLAYGSRLQPVVERVALNTAERNICLVRNVQTISMDALDSDITKMTASEVSASSRVLSSGLRSHHTSVKTLSSEFGKNKVDPAAEEMTIQERLGKIGERKTTVGQGGPDMAPSLQTDNFTLLLVRGLESSDNNILNKILQIRKDVLIKKTVARLPDTAVLPLVEELTKRIQGHPYTAVLMVRWLKAVLIHHTSYLSTLQDPDSSLRLLYHMIESRMKMFHRLTRLYGKLYLLITQVAACDNTYRVTEQDQGAKMVYEEESSDEDKTSGDEGLPEEDSDNWEEDEENEEDIQETLNKEKGAQEEDPLKVDPKGNSDSDFHQNETEEE, encoded by the exons ATGTGTCGAACTTGT GATGGACCCcagaggaaaaggagaaaatcaCAAGCGAGGCATGTGTCGGAGAAGGAAGACTTGTTGGCCTTGGGTACGACAGCTGGCAGCATCGTCCTCTACAGCGTGGCCAAAGGGAAGCTGCACAGCACCCTG GAGGAAAGCCACAGTGGAGGGGTGAACGTGGTGCGATGGCATCCTGAGGAGAATTTTCTGTACAGCGCATCGGAGGACACACACATCGCAGAGTGGGACCTCCAGACAGGCAGAGTTCGCTG TAAATGGAAAGCGGACCGCAGGCCCGTGACCGGCTTGTGTGTGAGTCCGAATGGGCAGTGGCTTCTCTCGGCAGGACAAACCATAAAGATGTGGAACCTGGAGACCAAGGAGTTGTTCAGG CGATTCCAGGGGCACTGCACTGCAGTGACAACTCTGTGCttcacgccaccgcacccccctgataGTGGTAACCTGTACTTCCTATCTGGGGCCACTCGTGACCCATTGCTCAGCGTTTG GCAGGTGCAGTCAGACGGGAATAATAAGAATGCCGTTTCGTCATTTGCTCTAACTGATGAACCCCAGCACATTGATATTGCAACCTGTGATGATAAGGACCAG GTTTTGAGAATGGCGGTAGCGTGTAAGGACGGGCAGCTACACATTTTCCAGCACCACCTTAATGG GCCTTTTAAGAAACCTCTGTCCCCATCCTGCTCGGTACAGGTGTCGAGCACAGGGGCGCAGGGGGCCGCTGGAGATGTTCCTGTTCCACTGCCACTGCTGGCGGCAGCATTTGACACAGAGGAGCAGGACCTCCTGCTGGCCTACGGCAGCCGCTTGCAGCCTGTTGTGGAGAGAGTG GCTCTTAACACAGCAGAGAGGAACATCTGTTTGGTTCGCAATGTTCAGACCATTTCAATGGACGCTTTGGATTCAGATATTACCAAG atgacAGCCTCTGAGGTCAGTGCCAGCAGTAGAGTGCTTTCCTCTGGTCTGCGAAGCCATCACACATCCGTTAAAACTTTGTCCTCTGAGTTTGGGAAAAATAAAGTTGATCCTGCTGCTGAAGAG ATGACAATACAGGAGCGCTTGGGGAAGATCGGAGAAAGGAAGACCACTGTTGGACAAGGGGGTCCTGACATGGCTCCCTCCCTACAGACAGATAACTTCACCTTGCTACTGGTTCGGGGCCTTGAAAGCAGTGATAATAACATCCTCAAC AAAATTCTACAGATACGCAAGGATGTGCTGATAAAGAAGACTGTTGCCAGGTTGCCAGACACAGCAGTCTTGCCATTGGTGGAGGAG CTAACAAAGAGGATTCAAGGCCATCCATACAC CGCGGTGTTAATGGTGCGCTGGCTCAAAGCGGTCCTGATTCATCACACCTCCTACCTGTCCACA CTACAAGACCCAGATTCCAGTTTGAGACTGTTGTACCACATGATTGAAAGCAGAATGAAGATGTTCCACAGGCTGACTCGACTGTACGGAAAGCTGTACCTGCTGATAACGCAG GTGGCAGCCTGTGACAACACATATAGAGTAACAGAACAAGACCAGGGTGCCAAAATGGTCTATGAGGAAG AGTCCTCAGATGAAGACAAGACTTCTGGAGATGAGGGACTGCCTGAGGAAGACTCAGAT AACTGGGAAGAAGATGAGGAGAATGAGGAAGATATTCAGGAAACATTGAACAAAGAGAAGGGAGCCCAAGAGGAAGACCCGCTCAAGGTGGACCCGAAAGGGAACAGTGATTCGGATTTTCATCAGAATGAGACTGAAGAAGAATAA